One Mya arenaria isolate MELC-2E11 chromosome 7, ASM2691426v1 genomic window carries:
- the LOC128239914 gene encoding uncharacterized protein LOC128239914 isoform X2 — MDRGRCEFTAPRSSEQCRKKFQNVKGRSINKVSGLRHPPTGGGPSAVLSVAESCVADHLATHEVVTGIGGGFDSDDLEQIFRASKPASMILADEPTSEATIPETSGGPLKSCRQKTGKAKRKIVTTEQSTINELTAENLSLDNVRIREETKKIKLQMDLLLEQKNALISVKEMADAAKSYYLQRSSIEFHSGNPFVDSFTFNK; from the exons ATGGACAGAGGCAGATG tGAATTTACAGCTCCACGTTCTTCGGAACAATGCCGgaagaaatttcaaaatgtaaaaggACGTT CCATCAACAAAGTCAGTGGGCTGCGGCATCCACCAACAGGAGGGGGCCCATCGGCTGTATTGTCCGTGGCAGAGTCGTGTGTGGCAGACCATCTTGCCACACACGAAGTTGTCACGGGCATTGGCGGAGGATTTGATTCAGATG ACCTTGAACAAATTTTTCGGGCCTCGAAACCGGCCTCAATGATCTTGGCAGATGAGCCAACGTCTGAGGCCACTATCCCAGAAACATCAGGag GTCCATTGAAGTCGTGCAGACAAAAGACCGGGAAAG caaaaagaaaaattgtcacCACGGAGCAGTCCacaataaatgaattaactGCAGAAAACCTATCGCTTGACAATGTCAGGATTAGGGAGGAGACCAAAAAAATCAAGCTCCAGATGGACCTATTATTAgaacaaaaaaatgcacttatttCAGTGAAGGAAATGGCTGATGCTGCCAAAAGTTATTATTTACAAAGGTCTTCCATTGAGTTTCATTCAGGAAATCCTTTTGTAGATTCctttacttttaataaataa
- the LOC128239914 gene encoding uncharacterized protein LOC128239914 isoform X3, which produces MREFTAPRSSEQCRKKFQNVKGRSINKVSGLRHPPTGGGPSAVLSVAESCVADHLATHEVVTGIGGGFDSDDLEQIFRASKPASMILADEPTSEATIPETSGGPLKSCRQKTGKAKRKIVTTEQSTINELTAENLSLDNVRIREETKKIKLQMDLLLEQKNALISVKEMADAAKSYYLQRSSIEFHSGNPFVDSFTFNK; this is translated from the exons ATGCG tGAATTTACAGCTCCACGTTCTTCGGAACAATGCCGgaagaaatttcaaaatgtaaaaggACGTT CCATCAACAAAGTCAGTGGGCTGCGGCATCCACCAACAGGAGGGGGCCCATCGGCTGTATTGTCCGTGGCAGAGTCGTGTGTGGCAGACCATCTTGCCACACACGAAGTTGTCACGGGCATTGGCGGAGGATTTGATTCAGATG ACCTTGAACAAATTTTTCGGGCCTCGAAACCGGCCTCAATGATCTTGGCAGATGAGCCAACGTCTGAGGCCACTATCCCAGAAACATCAGGag GTCCATTGAAGTCGTGCAGACAAAAGACCGGGAAAG caaaaagaaaaattgtcacCACGGAGCAGTCCacaataaatgaattaactGCAGAAAACCTATCGCTTGACAATGTCAGGATTAGGGAGGAGACCAAAAAAATCAAGCTCCAGATGGACCTATTATTAgaacaaaaaaatgcacttatttCAGTGAAGGAAATGGCTGATGCTGCCAAAAGTTATTATTTACAAAGGTCTTCCATTGAGTTTCATTCAGGAAATCCTTTTGTAGATTCctttacttttaataaataa
- the LOC128239914 gene encoding uncharacterized protein LOC128239914 isoform X1 translates to MVRLCCLVRENWDLLFGEMRGCGVEKISTKRRAKWQEIATVVSHEFTAPRSSEQCRKKFQNVKGRSINKVSGLRHPPTGGGPSAVLSVAESCVADHLATHEVVTGIGGGFDSDDLEQIFRASKPASMILADEPTSEATIPETSGGPLKSCRQKTGKAKRKIVTTEQSTINELTAENLSLDNVRIREETKKIKLQMDLLLEQKNALISVKEMADAAKSYYLQRSSIEFHSGNPFVDSFTFNK, encoded by the exons ATGGTAAGACTCTGCTGCCTCGTACGTGAAAATTGGGATCTTCTCTTCGGAGAGATGAGAGGGTGTGGGGTTGAAAAAATTTCAACTAAACGCCGGGCAAAGTGGCAAGAGATTGCCACTGTTGTAAGCCA tGAATTTACAGCTCCACGTTCTTCGGAACAATGCCGgaagaaatttcaaaatgtaaaaggACGTT CCATCAACAAAGTCAGTGGGCTGCGGCATCCACCAACAGGAGGGGGCCCATCGGCTGTATTGTCCGTGGCAGAGTCGTGTGTGGCAGACCATCTTGCCACACACGAAGTTGTCACGGGCATTGGCGGAGGATTTGATTCAGATG ACCTTGAACAAATTTTTCGGGCCTCGAAACCGGCCTCAATGATCTTGGCAGATGAGCCAACGTCTGAGGCCACTATCCCAGAAACATCAGGag GTCCATTGAAGTCGTGCAGACAAAAGACCGGGAAAG caaaaagaaaaattgtcacCACGGAGCAGTCCacaataaatgaattaactGCAGAAAACCTATCGCTTGACAATGTCAGGATTAGGGAGGAGACCAAAAAAATCAAGCTCCAGATGGACCTATTATTAgaacaaaaaaatgcacttatttCAGTGAAGGAAATGGCTGATGCTGCCAAAAGTTATTATTTACAAAGGTCTTCCATTGAGTTTCATTCAGGAAATCCTTTTGTAGATTCctttacttttaataaataa